In the genome of Aridibaculum aurantiacum, one region contains:
- a CDS encoding BNR repeat-containing protein, with protein sequence MPHYLFKSIINRCLAMLLLVLLANESPAQQAVKGVEIIPVDSGWANNSINAVVFRKNSLVTFRDTQFIAFYDPTSHVVLGKRRLGSTNWILQKTEHKGNTSDAHNSISIMVDGAGYLHVAWDHHNNALRYMRSISPGSLQMISKMPMTGKLEGRVSYPEFFKLPNGNLLFFYRDGGSGQGNLVINQYNVVTQQWEQLHSNLVDGQKKRNAYWQACVDGAGTIHVSWVWRESPDVASNHDMAYARSVDGGKTWERSTGEKYVLPITAATAEYALRIPQKSELINQTSMTTDDKGNPFIASYWKDSGSMVPQYHIIFHNGKQWRTATIPIRKTSFSLSGVGSKRIPISRPQVMVKGKGDKASVLLVFRDEERGSKVSVATNKKMRRNRWKVYDLTNRSVGSWEPSFDTELWREKQQLHLFVQYVEQVDGEGKAAISPQMVEVLEWKPKY encoded by the coding sequence TTGCCCCACTACCTTTTCAAGTCTATTATCAACAGGTGTTTAGCAATGTTGCTGCTGGTACTACTGGCAAATGAAAGCCCTGCACAGCAAGCAGTAAAAGGCGTGGAAATCATTCCTGTGGATTCGGGCTGGGCGAACAATTCAATCAACGCGGTGGTATTCAGGAAAAATTCTTTAGTTACATTTCGCGATACGCAGTTTATTGCATTCTATGATCCAACAAGTCATGTGGTGCTTGGGAAGCGCCGGCTGGGAAGTACAAACTGGATCTTGCAAAAAACAGAACATAAAGGAAATACAAGCGATGCGCATAACTCCATCAGCATAATGGTGGATGGTGCGGGTTACCTGCATGTGGCGTGGGATCATCATAACAACGCACTGCGTTATATGCGAAGCATTAGCCCGGGTTCTTTACAAATGATCAGTAAGATGCCAATGACAGGAAAGCTTGAAGGGCGGGTTAGTTATCCTGAATTTTTCAAGCTACCGAACGGCAACTTGTTGTTTTTTTACCGCGATGGAGGCTCAGGACAGGGCAATCTCGTGATCAATCAATACAATGTTGTGACCCAACAGTGGGAGCAATTGCATAGCAACCTGGTAGATGGGCAGAAGAAAAGAAATGCTTATTGGCAGGCGTGTGTAGATGGTGCCGGCACTATTCATGTTTCGTGGGTCTGGCGCGAAAGCCCGGATGTTGCCAGCAACCATGACATGGCTTATGCACGTTCTGTTGATGGCGGCAAAACCTGGGAGCGCTCTACGGGTGAAAAATATGTTTTACCTATAACAGCAGCCACTGCTGAATATGCGTTGCGTATACCACAAAAGAGCGAGCTGATCAACCAAACATCTATGACTACCGATGATAAAGGCAATCCTTTCATTGCTTCTTATTGGAAAGACAGTGGAAGCATGGTGCCGCAGTATCACATCATCTTTCACAATGGGAAACAATGGCGGACTGCAACTATACCTATTCGTAAAACTTCTTTTAGTTTAAGTGGTGTGGGATCTAAACGAATACCTATTTCGCGGCCGCAGGTAATGGTAAAAGGTAAGGGCGATAAGGCATCGGTGTTGCTTGTATTCAGAGATGAAGAAAGGGGCAGCAAAGTATCTGTTGCTACCAATAAAAAGATGCGCAGGAACCGGTGGAAGGTTTACGATCTTACAAACAGGTCTGTAGGTAGTTGGGAGCCATCATTTGATACAGAGCTTTGGCGCGAAAAGCAACAACTACATTTGTTTGTTCAGTATGTAGAGCAGGTAGATGGGGAAGGCAAGGCGGCTATCTCTCCACAAATGGTTGAGGTGCTGGAATGGAAACCAAAATATTAG
- a CDS encoding glycoside hydrolase family 88/105 protein yields MIQRSQIFLLLVFTVLLSSCSSQKRTASIHTNKAEVLSIINKVNGYWQANHPPQQKAFWDVAAYHTGNMEAYAVTKNEAYRKYSEAWAEHNKWQGATSKNKAEWKYATYGEKNDFVLFGDWQICFQTYIDLYNLDKDPKKIERAIEVMEYQVSTKNNNYWWWADGLYMVMPVMTKMYKLTGNKVYLDKLYEYFTYAKGIMYDSEEKLFYRDAKYVYPKHKSANGKKDFWARGDGWVFAGLAKVLQDLPKDNEHRQEFISIYKGMAEAIKASQQQEGYWTRSMLDSAHAPGPETSGTAFFTYGFLWGMNNGILPAKDYRQVVEKSWKYLTKTALQQDGKVGYVQPIGERAIPGQVVDKNSTANFGVGAFLLAACEMYRYLK; encoded by the coding sequence ATGATTCAGCGTTCACAGATTTTTCTTCTTTTAGTTTTTACTGTTTTACTAAGCAGTTGCTCCTCTCAAAAAAGAACTGCTTCTATACATACAAACAAAGCAGAAGTATTATCCATCATCAACAAAGTGAATGGCTATTGGCAGGCAAATCATCCTCCACAGCAAAAAGCTTTTTGGGATGTGGCTGCCTACCATACAGGAAATATGGAGGCATATGCAGTGACAAAAAATGAAGCATATAGAAAGTATTCTGAAGCATGGGCGGAGCATAATAAATGGCAAGGCGCCACATCAAAAAACAAAGCAGAATGGAAATATGCCACGTACGGAGAGAAAAATGATTTTGTATTATTTGGTGACTGGCAGATATGCTTTCAAACATATATAGACTTATACAACCTGGATAAAGACCCAAAGAAAATAGAACGTGCTATAGAAGTGATGGAGTACCAAGTGAGCACAAAAAACAATAATTATTGGTGGTGGGCCGATGGATTATATATGGTAATGCCGGTGATGACCAAAATGTATAAGCTCACCGGCAACAAGGTTTACCTCGACAAGCTGTATGAATATTTTACTTACGCGAAAGGTATTATGTACGACAGCGAAGAGAAGCTTTTTTACCGGGATGCCAAATATGTATATCCAAAACATAAGAGCGCTAATGGTAAAAAAGATTTTTGGGCACGTGGCGATGGTTGGGTGTTTGCCGGTTTGGCTAAAGTGCTGCAGGATCTGCCGAAAGATAATGAGCACCGACAAGAGTTTATTTCTATCTATAAAGGAATGGCTGAAGCAATAAAAGCTAGCCAGCAGCAAGAAGGATATTGGACACGAAGTATGTTGGATAGTGCTCATGCACCAGGACCTGAAACCAGTGGAACCGCTTTTTTTACTTATGGTTTTCTGTGGGGAATGAACAATGGAATATTACCAGCAAAGGATTATAGGCAAGTAGTAGAAAAGAGTTGGAAATATCTAACCAAAACAGCCTTGCAACAAGATGGTAAAGTAGGTTATGTTCAGCCTATTGGTGAACGTGCAATCCCAGGGCAGGTGGTAGATAAAAATTCAACAGCCAATTTTGGTGTGGGTGCTTTTTTATTGGCAGCGTGTGAGATGTATAGGTATCTAAAATAG